Proteins from a single region of Acanthochromis polyacanthus isolate Apoly-LR-REF ecotype Palm Island chromosome 11, KAUST_Apoly_ChrSc, whole genome shotgun sequence:
- the stmnd1 gene encoding stathmin domain-containing protein 1, which produces MGCGNSSQTTVRPLTAGELNGDQDETGSKVGGRGDSAVSKGTTDSGVVMENREIPHLPGEVSTQLPPPTSDTVRDDEVNRIAQDCLLRRDSTVQERPKSSEILEELLNQGIIPVGQSREKSSGAPEAYSIMLDDREGVRRRPPARLESLKAKKAQSLHSREEIDEKMRLAEERRKSREDKLKTRLRTKSARVRGPAPISSVGEDEDASFTPVEPLRSPLIPDAAPTPPHESQIEREAAEGGEWVRQAGSDGRDERRGEGGGERGDNRAEGAERGSEELTQVEELTAGQLLSASGELESDSSFQHVEDKDEIF; this is translated from the exons ATGGGATGCGGAAACTCCTCGCAAACGACGGTCCGACCGCTGACGGCCGGAGAGCTGAACGGAGACCAG GATGAGACTGGAAGTAAAGTCGGTGGTCGTGGAGACTCGGCGGTGTCGAAGGGCACCACAGACAGCGGTGTGGTGATGGAGAACAGAGAGATCCCACATTTACCTGGAGAAGTGTCGACACAACTCCCTCCTCCAACATCTGACACAGTGAGAGACGATGAGGTGAACAGAATCGCACAAGACT GCTTACTGAGGCGAGACAGTACGGTACAGGAGCGTCCTAAGTCCAGTGAGatcctggaggagctgctgaatCAGGGCATCATCCCAGTGgggcagagcagagagaagagcAGCGGGGCTCCAGAGGCCTACAGCATCATG ctGGATGACAGGGAGGGGGTCAGACGACGGCCTCCTGCCAGACTGGAATCTCTGAAGGCCAAAAAGGCTCAAAGTCTccacagcagagaggagattGATGAGAAGATGAGGCTCGCTGAGGAGAGACGCAAG TCTAGGGAAGACAAACTCAAGACACGTTTAAGGACCAAGTCGGCTCGTGTTCGTGGCCCTGCTCCCATCTCCAGCGTGGGGGAGGATGAAGACGCATCCTTCACCCCTGTGGAGCCTCTAAGGTCACCTCTCATCCCTGATGCAGCTCCAACTCCGCCTCATGAAAGCCAGATTGAACGTGAAGCAGCAGAAGGGGGAGAGTGGGTGAGACAGGCTGGAAGTGATGGCAGGGATGAAAGGAGgggagaggggggaggagagaggggagataACAGAGCCGAAGGTGCTGAGAGGGGAAGTGAGGAGTTGACCCAGGTGGAGGAGCTCACAGCGGGTCAGCTTCTCTCAGCCTCAGGGGAACTGGAGAGTGATTCTAGCTTTCAACACGTAGAGGACAAAGAcgaaatattttaa